The Podospora bellae-mahoneyi strain CBS 112042 chromosome 7, whole genome shotgun sequence genomic sequence GTTAAAAAGGTCGTCAAGAAGCATCTCCAGTACCTCAAAGACCCCCTTCACATCGGCAACCACGTTAAGAAAGCACTCGCTGCCAGCAACTGGGACGAGGCCCTCATGATGACGCGTATGGCCTCGGTGGATACCAAGGTTGAGGTGTCCTGGAACCACCTGATCGACTATCAACTGGACAAGGGGCGCCTCCAGGCTGCCATCAAGACTTTCAATGAAATGAAAAAGCGAGGACAAAGGCCAAACGCAAGAACATACACTGTTCTTTTCAGAGGCTGTGCTGCCTCGGCGCATCCCAAGACAGCAGTGGCCGAAGCCACAAAAATCTACCGCTCCATGCTCAGCAAACACCAAGTCGGAGGCATGACACTCGAGCCGACAACCATTCACATGAATGCGGTCCTTGACGTCTGCGGGCGAGCAAACGATCTCGACAGTATGTTTCAAATTCTTGAAACCGCCAATAACGGTTTGAGAAGCCCCGACTCGATCACGTTTACCATCGTGTTGAACGCCCTGAGATTCGAGGTCAAATCACACACATACAAGTTTTCCGAGTTTTCGGATGCCCAGATCAGACGAAATGTGGAGCAGTCCATCCAGAAAGCGAGAGTAGTCTGGGAGGACGTGGTGGCGAGATGGAGAAGCGGCAGGCTCATCATGGATGAGCAGCTGGTGTTGGCCATGAGCCAAGTTTTGTTGCCGggtgacaagaaggagaaggggagcaTTTTTGATCTCTTGAAACAGACCATGTTGCTCCCGGTGCCAGATTCCATCAGCAGGAAGCTTCGTCGGGCAACACAGGCGCGAGAGCAAAGGGCGGCAGAGCAAGCAGCACGggaacaagaggaggagggtttggaggaagaagaggttgacgaAGTTGGAAaggcccctcccccgcccgcCTTGAGAGCAGGTCTTGCCAGGACAGGACCGGCTGCCACGATTCAATACGCCAACCCGGGACGACAAACGTTGACATTGGTCATGGAGGTGCTTTCTGATCTGAAGCAGACAGCGATTGCGCCAAAGTACTGGGAGTATATGACTCAGACGCTCGAGATCGAGCCCGATCACATCAACTACAACACATACCTCAAGTGCTTGCGAGTTGGTCATGCATCAGGTGAGGTGGCCAAAATCATTGCCTCTTACCCTCCGAGTATGCTCAACCGAGTGACTTTCCGTCTCGGTATGAACTCGTGCGTCAACGACCGGAACAACACCAACGTCTTTGACAACGGAACGAAAATCATCGACATCATGCTcaaggagctgaagaagcccGATCTTTTGACCATGCGTCTGTACCTGCACTTGGCGCGTATCGCCAAGACCAAGTTCCGAAAGCAGGATAATGAGACCAGATATCAGTACGGAGAGCAGATtagcaacaccatcctccgGCTTTTCCCAGTGTTGAACACACACGCGAGGACCCTGGCCTGGTCGGAGGAGCCGACAAAGTCTCCGCTGGAAGCGCTCGAGGCCAACAAGGAAGAGGTAAAGGAGGCGATGGCTACTGCCCGGCATATGATCTCGGCCATTGATGTGGCTTGTCATGAGAGGCTTGTGAGACCGGCGGTGGCGAAGCAGCTtatggggaagaggaggagtctCAGTATTATGATTGAAGGGTTTTTGGAGAGGTTATATCCAGAGAGGCGAGCAGGGCGGCAGAACCCAAGCCCAGATCTGAAGGACGAAGACTGGGTAAAGAATGCGAGTACTGATGAGATCACGGAGGATGTAAAGGAGAATTGGAGGTGGGAATAAGTAAGGGGTTGTGAGAGGCTCGTGGTGTCTCTGTGTATAGTTAGTGAACATACGGATGTACGATGTTGGCGTATAAGACTATTTGCTGCAAGTATCTCGATGGACTAATCTAACCAACCGAGATGTCTTTGAACCAAGAATTGCAGTTTGGTGCTCTGAAGCATGTTAACCTCAAACAGTCTACGACTTGAAGGTTTGTTAGCTCGGGCGCTCGGACCGGTACCTTTAAATAACCATATCTTTTGGCTTATAATAACTACAACGAAGTGGGAAAATTGATAAAAATAGATCAATAAAGGCCGTCGAGTTTGGCAATACCCTTTTTTCCGCGTAATAATTGGTGGTTGTAGAGGAAAGTTGTGAAGTTGTTAGCAGACGGCCCCACTTTAACGAACTTTCGGGGATTGGAGTGTATAGTGAAGACTTGGGGTTGACATTAGCACGTGCACGAGAAGGCGGGCCAACTTGGCACGTGCGCAAGTGAAGGCCAGCTCCACCGATACGCTCGGGCCCTGCGCCCGGTTGAACGCGCTCCAAAGCGCGATGCAGTGGGTGCAACTTGGAGCTGGCATACGAAATCACCCAGCAACTTCGAGATGGCTCCCACCAAGGATACTGTCAAAGTCGCAAGCGACTTTGAAAAAATCATTCAGGACGGTAAGAGTATTTGCGTAAAAGGCTCTGATGACGAGTTCTAACCATCCCTCTTGTTGGCCACAGGTCGCGCCAGAAAGAAGAACGAGGCGCTCGCTGCCAAAATCTTTAGTACAGGTCGTCGCTCGAGCACTTCCGGTTCGAATGGCAGTGCTCCCAAGGTCGCCGCACCTGGCGGGACTCTCGCCAGCCGTGCTGGTGTGAAGAAGGTTCGATCTCTTCGTTTATTTCACAACTGCGGCTCCTATTCTGACCATATTAGCAACCTCCCAAGGGCCCCCGGCATAGTACCGGCAACATCAACGGTGAATGGACTCACGATCTCCACACCCAACCTCCGAAAGGCCCCAAGGCCATGAACGGCAATACCTCCTCTCTCGCCACCCGCATCACGAACCCCAATGCGCCCCCATCACACGCACCCACCGGCCCCCGTGTGAAACGTCGCGCCGCGCAGATAGCGAATGGCTTGGAAAGATCGGGATTTCAGGTCCAGCCGCCCTCAGGTCCCAAGCAAAAGCAGAAGCAGATTCCCGCTGGTCCCTctgccaacaacaacgcATTCAACAAAGGCCTCAGCATCCG encodes the following:
- a CDS encoding hypothetical protein (EggNog:ENOG503P2XA); amino-acid sequence: MAPTKDTVKVASDFEKIIQDGRARKKNEALAAKIFSTGRRSSTSGSNGSAPKVAAPGGTLASRAGVKKQPPKGPRHSTGNINGEWTHDLHTQPPKGPKAMNGNTSSLATRITNPNAPPSHAPTGPRVKRRAAQIANGLERSGFQVQPPSGPKQKQKQIPAGPSANNNAFNKGLSIRGLAGPYVVMAQNFAPGTTAADIESAMTPVGGIITSCRILKQSPIVIAEIIFESKEGADNAIAMFDKQTADGRVLSVYHKVPNVPAPHTSSQNNRNNGYDEDDSVVDGRWGFEEPMQVDSNGSSSGGNGKPPPTGPSLYSDSLVSKANTNRWGRGFRR
- a CDS encoding hypothetical protein (EggNog:ENOG503Q4WQ; COG:S), coding for MFVCRSCIINMGRMRPPILLESRLLRPLQLAIRNPSSARRKYSTHKSLAEAYGVNRRDLEKGLEQVKGWIGVDVPAEMVLDQNEIRAALGEDGRRNGPYVREKEKQALRRPKKLKMREAMRSNAEWETSSEPPQSSVLTTEDIEEALKQAQESEEPKVASTPEESFRNSYPSNKELTDTGSEELPSQQLLKVKKVVKKHLQYLKDPLHIGNHVKKALAASNWDEALMMTRMASVDTKVEVSWNHLIDYQLDKGRLQAAIKTFNEMKKRGQRPNARTYTVLFRGCAASAHPKTAVAEATKIYRSMLSKHQVGGMTLEPTTIHMNAVLDVCGRANDLDSMFQILETANNGLRSPDSITFTIVLNALRFEVKSHTYKFSEFSDAQIRRNVEQSIQKARVVWEDVVARWRSGRLIMDEQLVLAMSQVLLPGDKKEKGSIFDLLKQTMLLPVPDSISRKLRRATQAREQRAAEQAAREQEEEGLEEEEVDEVGKAPPPPALRAGLARTGPAATIQYANPGRQTLTLVMEVLSDLKQTAIAPKYWEYMTQTLEIEPDHINYNTYLKCLRVGHASGEVAKIIASYPPSMLNRVTFRLGMNSCVNDRNNTNVFDNGTKIIDIMLKELKKPDLLTMRLYLHLARIAKTKFRKQDNETRYQYGEQISNTILRLFPVLNTHARTLAWSEEPTKSPLEALEANKEEVKEAMATARHMISAIDVACHERLVRPAVAKQLMGKRRSLSIMIEGFLERLYPERRAGRQNPSPDLKDEDWVKNASTDEITEDVKENWRWE